The segment CGGGCGTCTGCTTGAGGCGCCCGACCTCGGTGAGGGGCGGCCGCTCGATGAAGTCGACGCCGCCGGCCCGCAGCTCCTGGAGGAGGACCACCGCATCGGGGATCACGCGGTAGATCAGGCGGTCGAGGGCCGGCCGCCCCCCGTGGTAGTCGGCGTTGGCCTCCATGACCAGGCGGTCGCCGCGCCGCCACTCGACGAACTTGAACGGCCCGGTGCCGACCGGCTTGCGGTTGTACTCGGCGGTGTTGAGGTCGGCGCCCTTCAGCAGGTGCTCCGGGATGATGCCGGCCCGCGGGTTGACGAGGACAGCCAGGAAGGCGCCGTAGGGATAGCGCAGCCGGAAGCGCACCGTGTGGTCGTCGAGGACCTCGATCGGCTTGACGGGGAGCTCCTCGGGCTTCCGGGGGTTGTCCTTCTGGGTCAGCTCGGGGAAGCCGACCAGGGCGTCGAAGTAGGCGCGATGGGGGGTGGTGACCTTCGGATCGAGGACGGAGTAGAAGGTGAAGGCGACATCCCGCGCCGTGAAGGGCTTGCCGTCGTGCCACTTGACGCCCTTCCGCAGCTTGAACGTGTAGGTGAGGCCGTCGCGCGACACCTCCCAGGACTCGGCGAGGAGGGGCTTCACGCCGAGCTTCTCGTCCAGCTCGACGAGGCTGTCGAACATCGGCCACTCGGCGATGTAGGACTGGCCGTCGGTCGCCACCACCGGGTTCAGGCTGGTGGCGTCGCCGAGGAAGCCGATGACGAAGTCCTTCCCGGCGGCGCGAGCCGCGCCGGGCCCCAGCACCGGCAGCGCGGCCGCCAGCGTCAGGAGGAGCGTTGCCAGGACCGTGGGGCAGATCGTGATCCGGGAGCGCATGTGCATCCTCCTATCCGGAGCCCGAGCGGAGCGCGGGGTCGAGCGCGTCGCGCAAGCCGTCGCCGAAGAGGTTGAAGCCGAGGACGGTGACGAAGATCGCCAGCCCCGGGAACGTGGAGACCCACCACGCCGAGGCCAGGAACTGTCGCCCCTCGACCACCATGTTGCCCCAGCTCGGCAGCGGGGGCTGCACCCCCAGGCCGAGGTAGGACAGGCCCGACTCGATGAGGATCGTCTGGCCCAGGAGCAGCGTGCTCTGGACGATGACGGCGGGGAGTGCATTGATCAGGAGGTGCCGGACGAGGATCCGGCGGTGACTCGCCCCCAGCGCGCGGGCCGCCTCGACGAACTCGCGGGTCCGGAGGGAGAGGCACTCGCCGCGGACGATCCGCGCCACCGGCGCCCAGGTGACGAGGCCGACCACCAGCGCCGTGTTGAGGAGGCTGGCGCCGAAGAGGGCCACGACGACCAGGATCAGGAAGAGCGCCGGCACCGACATGAAGACATCGGTCACCCGCATGAGCCCCGTGTCGGCGGCGCCGCCGAAGTAGCCGGCGGTGCCTCCGACGAACGTGCCGACCAGGACCGCCAGCGCCGTCGCCAGGAAGCCGACCTGGAGCGACACGCGGCTCCCCCAGATCACCCGCGTCAGGATGTCCCGCCCGAACCCGTCGGTCCCGAGCCAGTGGGCGGCGGTCGGCGGCTTGAGCCGCTGCAGGAGCGACTGGGTGGAGTAGCCGTAGGGCGCCATGGCCGGCGCCAGCGTGCCCGTGGCCAGCATGACGGCCACCACGAGCCCCCCGAGGGCCCCGCGCCGGCTGCGGGCGAGCCGTCTGGCGGCGTTCACGCGTAGGAGATCCGCGGGTCGATGAGGCAATAGGCGAGGTCGGTGAGGAGGTTCGCCGCGATCACGATGGTGGCGACCAGGAGATTCACGCCCATGATCACGGGATAGTCACGCTCGAACACGGCGCCCACCGCGAGCCGCCCGATCCCCGGCCAGGCGAAGACGGTCTCGGTGAGGACGGCCCCGCCCACCAGCGTCGGGAGCGACAGCCCGACGACGGTGACGACCGGGATCAGGCCGTTGCGCAGGGCGTGACGCCAGATCACGCGGCCGCCCGGGACGCCCTTGGCCCGCGCCGTCCGCACGTAGTCCTGGCGCAGCACTTCGAGCAGGCTCGAGCGGGTGAAGCGCATGAAGGCCGCCATCTGGATGAGGCCGAGCGTGAGCGTCGGGAGGACGGCGTGGCGGAGGCGGGCGGCGAGGTCCGCCTCGTGGCCGTACTCGCTCACGCCGGAGGGGG is part of the Candidatus Methylomirabilota bacterium genome and harbors:
- a CDS encoding peptide-binding protein, whose protein sequence is MRSRITICPTVLATLLLTLAAALPVLGPGAARAAGKDFVIGFLGDATSLNPVVATDGQSYIAEWPMFDSLVELDEKLGVKPLLAESWEVSRDGLTYTFKLRKGVKWHDGKPFTARDVAFTFYSVLDPKVTTPHRAYFDALVGFPELTQKDNPRKPEELPVKPIEVLDDHTVRFRLRYPYGAFLAVLVNPRAGIIPEHLLKGADLNTAEYNRKPVGTGPFKFVEWRRGDRLVMEANADYHGGRPALDRLIYRVIPDAVVLLQELRAGGVDFIERPPLTEVGRLKQTPGLKVLATDNTSYTYFGFRQDLPPFDDLRVRRALYHAVDVPAIVREVLQGYGAVATGQFPPGSWAFDPAVKPYAYDPNRAKALLAEAGWKPGPDGVLAKDGKRFTFSLRHDQADQNVKDTAIIVQEYLKKVGVEARIEPLDWPTFVKKLFASEFEGIVVGWTNFHDPDPFAYSIWHSGQWKGRNFAHYRNPRADAALEAARRAAGQAERKKHYAEFSRILMEDAPYVFLYFPQQVYVTRQTYEGFVPIPAYGGIYQSLKSVRWTGR
- a CDS encoding ABC transporter permease, with the translated sequence MNAARRLARSRRGALGGLVVAVMLATGTLAPAMAPYGYSTQSLLQRLKPPTAAHWLGTDGFGRDILTRVIWGSRVSLQVGFLATALAVLVGTFVGGTAGYFGGAADTGLMRVTDVFMSVPALFLILVVVALFGASLLNTALVVGLVTWAPVARIVRGECLSLRTREFVEAARALGASHRRILVRHLLINALPAVIVQSTLLLGQTILIESGLSYLGLGVQPPLPSWGNMVVEGRQFLASAWWVSTFPGLAIFVTVLGFNLFGDGLRDALDPALRSGSG